In Streptomyces sp. NBC_00448, the following are encoded in one genomic region:
- a CDS encoding MBL fold metallo-hydrolase: MGEERFAAGWRVDERCVNCDVARQLAPGLIGEVDGRSVVLRQPRDRTEVRQLNAAAYACPSRSIRPPAGRLAAELDPFPLPLDDTVYLCGHNSTHTAGANSYLLRRPGGTVMMVDTPRWSASLAARFEELGPVTDVLLTHRDHAAHGRRYADRFDARLWVHEGDLDAAPDADRVLRGTDPAQIAEGVVAFPLPGHTRGSVLFLADERYCFSGDSFYWSRGTADIEVADSVTWYSIGELAASLARTADRLRFEWLLPGHGDRRHLPADAMAQRLRQLASRTGELRPRPIDFSAMRW, from the coding sequence ATGGGTGAGGAACGGTTCGCGGCGGGCTGGCGGGTGGACGAGCGGTGCGTGAACTGCGATGTCGCCCGGCAACTCGCCCCCGGCCTGATCGGCGAGGTCGACGGCCGCTCGGTCGTGCTGCGCCAGCCGCGCGACCGAACCGAGGTCCGGCAGCTGAACGCCGCGGCGTACGCCTGCCCCTCCCGGTCGATCCGTCCCCCGGCCGGGCGACTGGCGGCGGAACTCGACCCCTTCCCCCTGCCCCTGGACGACACCGTGTACCTGTGCGGGCACAACTCCACGCACACCGCGGGGGCCAACTCCTACCTGCTGCGCCGCCCCGGCGGCACCGTCATGATGGTGGACACACCGCGGTGGAGCGCGTCGTTGGCCGCGCGCTTCGAGGAGCTGGGGCCTGTCACGGACGTCCTGCTCACCCACCGCGACCACGCCGCGCACGGCCGCCGCTACGCCGACCGCTTCGACGCCCGGCTGTGGGTCCACGAGGGCGACCTCGACGCCGCCCCGGACGCCGACCGGGTGCTGCGCGGCACCGACCCGGCGCAGATCGCCGAGGGGGTGGTCGCCTTCCCCCTCCCCGGGCACACCCGCGGCAGCGTGCTGTTCCTCGCGGACGAGCGGTACTGCTTCAGCGGCGACAGCTTCTACTGGTCACGCGGCACAGCGGACATCGAGGTGGCCGACAGCGTCACCTGGTACTCGATCGGTGAACTCGCCGCGTCCTTGGCCCGGACCGCCGATCGGCTGCGCTTCGAGTGGTTGCTGCCCGGCCACGGCGACCGCCGGCACCTTCCCGCCGACGCCATGGCCCAGCGGCTCCGGCAGTTGGCGTCGCGCACCGGCGAACTGCGGCCCCGACCCATCGATTTCAGCGCGATGCGCTGGTAA
- a CDS encoding AAA family ATPase: MADPESPLLHALRQAVRSAPEQAEFRVALAEALINAGDTDGAIVELGEALRLAPDSVPARQLMLRALSGGTPAQSVPAEKPDAGFDWPTAEAELRDVAPPPRFTPAPTPPPAVPVPPPAAADDAREDPRGAPAHEVERPALTLADVGGLSDVKDRLQAAFLAPLRNPELRRLYGKSLRGGLLLYGPPGCGKTFVARAVAGELGASFVSVGIADVLDMWIGSSERNLSELFQLARRQAPCVLFFDEVDALGQRRSQTRNSTMRTTVNQFLAELDSVGSDNEGVFVLGATNAPWDVDPALRRPGRFDRTVLVLPPDAEARAEILRYHLRDRPIAGVDLASLVERTDGFSGADVAHLCESAAEIALMDAVRSGEARLMGMPDFDAALADARPSTGPWFDAARSVALFANEGGAYDDLAAYFKTHKGTKGR; the protein is encoded by the coding sequence ATGGCTGACCCGGAAAGCCCGCTGCTCCACGCGCTGCGCCAGGCGGTGCGTTCCGCGCCGGAACAGGCCGAGTTCCGTGTCGCGCTCGCCGAGGCGCTCATCAACGCCGGTGATACGGACGGCGCGATCGTCGAACTCGGCGAGGCGCTGCGCCTGGCGCCGGATTCCGTTCCGGCCAGGCAGCTGATGCTCAGAGCGCTGAGCGGCGGGACACCGGCGCAGAGCGTGCCCGCGGAGAAGCCCGACGCCGGCTTCGACTGGCCGACGGCGGAGGCCGAACTGCGGGACGTGGCACCGCCGCCGCGCTTCACCCCCGCGCCCACCCCGCCGCCGGCCGTGCCCGTCCCGCCGCCCGCCGCCGCCGACGACGCGCGCGAGGACCCTCGGGGCGCCCCCGCCCACGAGGTCGAGCGGCCGGCCCTGACCCTCGCCGACGTCGGCGGGCTGTCCGACGTCAAGGACCGGTTGCAGGCCGCGTTCCTCGCGCCGTTGCGCAACCCGGAACTGCGCAGGCTCTACGGCAAGTCGCTGCGCGGCGGCTTGCTGCTGTACGGCCCGCCCGGCTGCGGCAAGACCTTCGTCGCCCGCGCCGTCGCCGGCGAACTCGGCGCGTCGTTCGTCTCCGTGGGCATCGCCGATGTGCTCGACATGTGGATCGGCTCCTCGGAGCGGAACCTGAGCGAGCTGTTCCAGCTGGCGCGGCGTCAGGCGCCGTGCGTGCTGTTCTTCGACGAGGTGGACGCGCTCGGGCAGCGGCGCAGCCAGACCCGCAACTCCACGATGCGCACGACCGTCAACCAGTTCCTCGCGGAGCTGGACTCGGTGGGATCGGACAACGAGGGGGTGTTCGTCCTCGGCGCGACGAACGCACCGTGGGACGTCGACCCGGCGCTGCGCCGCCCCGGCCGCTTCGACCGGACCGTCCTGGTGCTGCCGCCGGACGCCGAGGCCCGCGCGGAGATCCTCCGCTACCACCTGCGGGACCGGCCGATCGCGGGAGTCGACCTGGCGTCCCTGGTCGAGCGCACCGACGGCTTCTCGGGCGCGGACGTGGCGCACCTGTGCGAGTCGGCCGCGGAGATCGCGCTGATGGACGCGGTGCGCAGCGGCGAGGCGCGGCTGATGGGCATGCCCGACTTCGACGCCGCGCTGGCGGACGCGCGCCCGTCGACCGGACCGTGGTTCGACGCCGCGCGCTCGGTCGCGCTGTTCGCCAACGAGGGCGGCGCCTACGACGACCTCGCCGCCTACTTCAAGACCCACAAGGGCACGAAGGGCCGTTGA
- a CDS encoding tetratricopeptide repeat protein, whose translation MADEADDGPAGREPLQAAVERAVALARLDRYAEAEPILRRVLAADPEHYGALANLAWLLDLADRREEAVATARLVIARRPQDTEGFYRAASCLMRDKNVAEALPLVRRAMEIAPDEGRVLRLYARVLADIPERLPEALPMADRAVEVDPLNGESFQTRAVVLVSLRRWRDADAALAQALQREPTDTAYLIQAGIVKLRLGMIAPARDAFTAALRLKPRPHRVREVLDTLETQGLPAPLLDVYTLGCEALDIPDLGSPGTAGTDRELLGEQARIATSMWKAATYNHAWSKDSRDRCRTLVAAMLAADATLVPARLLAAEIAGDDARYEDLVSLAGPLIAEGEATGQLYRDTVLGLEHLDRLDDAVALAADARHRFPRSSRAASLHGRMLAELGRRDEAVAAADAAAELADGDPQALTSVAGVHRRLGRKDEAKAAYKAILREAPNETTALFELGSLYMLGYQDNRAAERLIERIELPDVGGDRTAVLGQIRFQLGKWDQATADFEAAIATPMRAPSTVPGIIIGLQLFGPPRRFQPLLDRCVEIRGDGVPAEPVTIEKLRLAAFTTLKYGALPQAQEVLRQILEMDPDHHEATVMATVVADPDVPEHAEALAVVFAPDTHDDEL comes from the coding sequence ATGGCGGACGAAGCAGACGACGGACCGGCCGGCCGGGAACCGTTGCAGGCCGCCGTCGAGCGCGCCGTCGCCCTGGCCCGCCTCGACCGCTACGCCGAGGCCGAGCCGATCCTGCGCAGGGTGCTGGCGGCCGACCCCGAGCACTACGGCGCGCTGGCGAACCTGGCCTGGCTGCTCGATCTGGCCGACCGCCGGGAGGAGGCCGTGGCCACCGCCCGCCTGGTGATCGCGCGCCGGCCCCAGGACACCGAGGGCTTCTACCGGGCGGCGTCGTGCCTCATGAGGGACAAGAACGTCGCCGAGGCGCTGCCGCTGGTCCGGCGGGCCATGGAGATCGCGCCGGACGAGGGCCGGGTGCTGCGGCTGTACGCGCGGGTGCTCGCCGACATCCCCGAGCGGCTTCCCGAGGCGCTGCCGATGGCCGACCGGGCCGTCGAGGTCGACCCGTTGAACGGCGAGAGCTTCCAGACCCGGGCGGTCGTCCTGGTGAGCCTGCGCCGCTGGCGGGACGCGGACGCCGCCCTGGCGCAGGCCCTCCAGCGGGAACCGACCGACACCGCCTACCTCATCCAGGCCGGCATCGTGAAGCTCCGGCTGGGGATGATCGCCCCGGCTCGTGACGCGTTCACCGCGGCCCTGCGGCTGAAGCCCAGGCCGCACCGGGTCCGGGAGGTGCTGGACACCCTGGAGACGCAGGGGCTGCCCGCGCCGCTGCTCGACGTCTACACCCTCGGCTGCGAGGCCCTGGACATTCCCGACCTCGGCTCGCCCGGCACCGCGGGCACCGACCGGGAACTGCTGGGCGAGCAGGCACGTATCGCCACGTCCATGTGGAAGGCCGCGACGTACAACCACGCCTGGTCCAAGGACTCCCGCGACCGCTGCCGCACCCTGGTGGCGGCGATGCTGGCGGCGGACGCGACGCTGGTCCCCGCGCGCCTGCTGGCCGCCGAGATCGCCGGCGACGACGCGCGGTACGAGGACCTGGTCTCCCTCGCGGGGCCGCTGATCGCCGAGGGCGAGGCGACCGGTCAGCTGTACCGGGACACCGTCCTCGGCCTCGAACACCTCGACCGCCTGGACGACGCCGTCGCACTCGCCGCCGACGCGCGCCACCGCTTCCCGCGGTCGAGCCGGGCCGCGAGCCTGCACGGCCGGATGCTGGCCGAACTGGGCCGCCGCGACGAGGCGGTGGCCGCCGCCGACGCCGCGGCCGAGCTGGCCGACGGCGACCCCCAGGCGCTGACCTCCGTGGCGGGCGTCCACCGGCGGCTGGGCCGGAAGGACGAGGCCAAAGCCGCCTACAAGGCGATCCTGCGCGAGGCCCCGAACGAGACGACGGCGCTGTTCGAACTCGGCTCGCTCTACATGCTCGGCTACCAGGACAACCGGGCGGCCGAGCGGCTGATCGAGCGCATCGAACTCCCGGACGTCGGCGGCGACCGCACGGCCGTCCTCGGCCAGATCCGCTTCCAGCTCGGCAAGTGGGACCAGGCGACGGCCGACTTCGAAGCCGCGATCGCCACGCCGATGCGCGCCCCGAGCACCGTCCCGGGCATCATCATCGGCTTGCAGCTGTTCGGCCCGCCCCGGCGTTTCCAGCCGCTGCTCGACAGGTGCGTGGAGATCCGCGGCGACGGCGTGCCGGCCGAACCGGTGACGATCGAGAAGCTGCGGCTGGCCGCGTTCACGACGCTCAAGTACGGCGCCCTGCCGCAGGCACAGGAGGTGCTGCGGCAGATCCTGGAGATGGACCCGGACCACCACGAGGCCACGGTGATGGCCACGGTCGTGGCCGATCCCGACGTGCCCGAGCACGCCGAGGCCCTCGCCGTGGTGTTCGCGCCGGACACCCACGACGACGAGCTCTGA
- a CDS encoding EfeM/EfeO family lipoprotein: MLALVLAAAAAGSGPAAAGDGASARPLTVDAAGCGDLPAHRAAGPVSFDVTDRSQLFVAVYLTDPGGAKVYAEIPWLVPAGTQRLSTTLAAGRYTLRCVFSDGTVRDSRPMALSGRAAGAVAGYRPLPDLAMTAPVTAYRAWLKAALPPLLAASRTLNADVARGDLAAARRDWLPAHLDYERLGAAYNSFGDFDAAIDGTADGLPGGVRAPGWTGFHAVEYGLWHGRPASALRPLTRGLVAEVRRLTEDFPSEEVDPGDLPLRAHEILENALQFQLTGAADYGSGTTLATLGANIEGTSEVVSVLAPLIAPRDPALLLAIRSGLAQVTADLRQPHQGAAPGNGPADSGSGSLRTLRVEGDLGALLESLSSLPGLLAPRTSA, from the coding sequence GTGCTCGCGCTGGTGCTGGCGGCCGCGGCGGCCGGCAGCGGGCCGGCCGCGGCCGGGGACGGCGCCTCCGCCAGGCCACTCACCGTCGATGCCGCCGGCTGTGGCGACCTGCCCGCGCACCGGGCCGCCGGGCCGGTGTCCTTCGACGTGACCGACCGATCCCAGCTGTTCGTCGCCGTCTACCTGACCGACCCGGGCGGCGCGAAGGTCTACGCCGAGATCCCCTGGCTCGTGCCGGCGGGCACCCAGCGGCTGTCCACCACGCTCGCGGCCGGCCGCTACACGCTGCGCTGCGTCTTCTCCGACGGCACGGTGCGCGACTCGCGCCCCATGGCGCTGTCGGGGCGCGCGGCAGGCGCCGTCGCCGGGTACCGGCCGCTGCCCGACCTCGCGATGACCGCGCCGGTCACCGCCTACCGGGCCTGGCTGAAGGCCGCGCTGCCCCCGCTGCTGGCCGCTTCCCGCACCCTGAACGCCGACGTCGCCCGCGGCGACCTGGCCGCCGCCCGCCGCGACTGGCTGCCCGCGCACCTGGACTACGAGCGCCTCGGCGCGGCCTACAACTCCTTCGGCGACTTCGACGCCGCCATCGACGGCACCGCGGACGGCCTGCCCGGCGGGGTGCGCGCCCCGGGCTGGACCGGGTTCCACGCCGTCGAGTACGGGCTGTGGCACGGCCGTCCGGCGTCCGCGCTCCGGCCGCTGACGCGCGGGCTGGTCGCCGAGGTCCGCCGGCTGACCGAGGACTTCCCCAGCGAGGAGGTCGACCCGGGCGACCTCCCGCTGCGGGCCCACGAGATCCTGGAGAACGCGTTGCAGTTCCAGCTGACCGGCGCCGCGGACTACGGCAGCGGCACCACCCTGGCCACGCTCGGCGCCAACATCGAGGGGACCTCCGAGGTGGTCTCCGTCCTCGCGCCGCTGATCGCGCCGCGCGATCCGGCGCTGCTGCTTGCGATCCGGAGCGGGCTGGCCCAGGTGACCGCGGACCTGCGGCAGCCGCACCAGGGCGCCGCCCCCGGCAACGGCCCCGCCGACTCCGGCTCCGGCTCCCTCCGGACGCTGCGGGTCGAGGGCGACCTCGGAGCCCTGCTGGAGTCGCTCTCCTCGCTGCCCGGCCTGCTCGCGCCACGGACGTCGGCGTGA
- a CDS encoding alkaline phosphatase family protein, with translation MRLRPRFALPSAIALAAAGVAAATLYPHSADKSLQPVASSVPAPSHVVIVMEENHSYADIIGNTSSAPYMNQLASQGALLTGSFGVTHPSEPNYMALFAGSTYGLSADTCPVNEGTAANLGSELLAAGKTFKGYSEGLPSTGSTTCSSGAYARKHSPWINFSNVPTADSLPFSSFPSDYSSLPTVSFVIPNLDDDMHDGTITQADTWLKNKMSAYATWAKANNSLLIVTWDEDDYTENNQIPTLFVGANVAAGHYSENVDHYNVLATLEQFYGLGKVGSSASAAPVTDIWN, from the coding sequence ATGCGCCTCAGGCCGCGTTTCGCCCTGCCGTCCGCCATCGCCCTCGCCGCCGCCGGCGTGGCCGCCGCCACGCTGTACCCGCACAGCGCCGACAAGTCCCTCCAGCCGGTGGCCAGTTCGGTGCCGGCTCCCTCGCACGTCGTGATCGTGATGGAGGAGAACCACTCCTACGCCGACATCATCGGCAACACCTCCAGCGCGCCGTACATGAACCAACTCGCCTCACAGGGAGCCCTGTTGACGGGTTCGTTCGGGGTGACCCACCCCAGCGAGCCCAACTACATGGCGCTGTTCGCCGGCAGCACCTACGGGCTCAGCGCCGACACCTGCCCGGTCAACGAGGGGACGGCCGCCAACCTCGGCTCCGAACTCCTCGCCGCGGGAAAGACGTTCAAGGGCTACTCGGAGGGGCTGCCGAGCACCGGCTCGACCACCTGCAGCTCCGGCGCCTACGCCCGCAAGCACTCGCCGTGGATCAACTTCAGCAACGTCCCCACCGCCGACTCGCTGCCGTTCAGCTCCTTCCCGTCGGACTACAGCTCCCTGCCGACCGTCTCGTTCGTCATCCCGAACCTCGACGACGACATGCACGACGGGACCATCACGCAGGCCGACACCTGGCTGAAGAACAAGATGTCCGCGTACGCGACCTGGGCGAAGGCCAACAACAGCCTGCTGATCGTGACGTGGGACGAGGACGACTACACCGAGAACAACCAGATCCCCACCCTGTTCGTGGGCGCCAACGTGGCGGCCGGCCACTACAGCGAGAACGTCGACCACTACAACGTGCTCGCCACGCTGGAGCAGTTCTACGGGCTGGGGAAGGTCGGCTCCAGCGCGAGCGCGGCCCCGGTCACGGACATCTGGAACTGA
- the efeB gene encoding iron uptake transporter deferrochelatase/peroxidase subunit — protein MSAGPLGRRAFLRGTTVGVAATAALGGATLGGVTLADADDRHGSASGRDIPFEGVHQAGIVTPQQAAATFVSFEIVAPDRAALRELFGTLTDRIRLLTSGGPVPAADVASVPSDSGTLGPALPSDGLTITVGVGASLFDDRYGLAARRPARLTRMPVFPDDHVAGSTELHGDLSVQICADSRDTVMHALRDLTRHTRAGLRPLWKADGFHADPRPAGTARNQLGFMDGTGNPAVADAAVADALVWTRGAAGGEPAWTEGGSYQVIRIIRMLVEFWDRVSLREQETMIGRRRDSGAPLDGSRESDTPDYGSDPQGHVIPLDAHIRLANPRDRATADQRFLRRGYNYDRGLDPVGDLDVGLVFCCYQQDVRRQFQTVQERLAGEPLVDYVQPTGGGYFFALPGVRDASDRLGSGLLA, from the coding sequence GTGAGCGCCGGGCCGCTCGGGCGCCGCGCGTTCCTGCGCGGCACGACGGTCGGGGTGGCGGCCACCGCCGCGCTGGGCGGAGCGACGCTCGGCGGCGTCACGCTGGCGGACGCGGACGACCGGCACGGTTCCGCGTCGGGCCGCGACATCCCCTTCGAGGGCGTCCACCAGGCCGGGATCGTCACCCCGCAGCAGGCCGCCGCGACGTTCGTGTCGTTCGAGATCGTCGCGCCGGACCGCGCGGCGCTGCGGGAGCTGTTCGGCACGCTGACCGATCGGATACGGCTGCTGACCTCCGGCGGCCCGGTCCCGGCCGCCGACGTCGCCTCCGTACCGTCCGACAGCGGGACGCTGGGCCCGGCGCTGCCCTCCGACGGGCTCACCATCACCGTGGGCGTGGGCGCGTCGCTCTTCGACGACCGCTACGGCCTAGCCGCCCGCCGCCCCGCCCGGCTCACCCGGATGCCGGTCTTCCCCGACGACCACGTGGCGGGCTCGACGGAGTTGCACGGCGACCTGTCGGTGCAGATCTGCGCGGACTCGCGGGACACCGTGATGCACGCGCTGCGCGACCTCACCCGGCACACCCGCGCCGGGCTGCGCCCGCTGTGGAAGGCGGACGGCTTCCACGCCGACCCGCGGCCGGCCGGCACCGCCCGCAACCAGCTCGGCTTCATGGACGGCACCGGCAACCCGGCGGTCGCCGACGCGGCCGTCGCCGACGCGCTGGTGTGGACCCGCGGCGCCGCGGGCGGCGAGCCGGCCTGGACGGAGGGCGGCTCGTACCAGGTGATCAGGATCATCCGCATGCTGGTCGAGTTCTGGGACCGGGTCTCGCTGCGGGAGCAGGAGACGATGATCGGGCGGCGGCGCGACTCGGGCGCCCCGCTCGACGGGAGCCGCGAATCGGACACCCCCGACTACGGCTCCGACCCGCAGGGCCACGTGATCCCGCTCGACGCGCACATCCGGCTCGCCAACCCCCGCGACCGGGCCACCGCGGACCAGCGGTTCCTGCGGCGCGGCTACAACTACGACCGCGGCCTGGACCCGGTCGGGGACCTGGATGTCGGGCTCGTCTTCTGCTGCTACCAGCAGGACGTGCGGCGCCAGTTCCAGACGGTCCAGGAGCGGCTGGCCGGGGAGCCGCTGGTGGACTACGTGCAACCGACCGGCGGCGGCTACTTCTTCGCGCTGCCGGGCGTACGGGACGCCTCCGACCGGCTGGGCTCCGGCCTGCTCGCCTGA